One genomic window of Arachis hypogaea cultivar Tifrunner chromosome 8, arahy.Tifrunner.gnm2.J5K5, whole genome shotgun sequence includes the following:
- the LOC112706998 gene encoding autophagy-related protein 8C-like, producing the protein MAKSSFKMEHPIERRQAEASRIREKYPDRIPVIVERAEKSDVPEIDKKKYLVPADLTVGQFVYVVRKRIKLSPEKAIFIFVKNVLPPTAAMMSAIYEENKDEDGFLYMTYSGENTFGVLI; encoded by the exons ATGGCTAAGAGTTCATTCAAGATGGAACACCCTATTG AAAGGAGACAGGCTGAAGCATCACGCATTAGGGAAAAGTATCCTGATAGAATTCCA GTGATTGTTGAAAGAGCTGAGAAGAGTGATGTTCCTGAGATTGACAAGAAAAA GTATCTGGTTCCTGCTGATCTGACTGTCGGTCAGTTCGTGTATGTGGTACGAAAGAGAATCAAACTCAGTCCTGAGAAGGCCATCTTCATTTTTGTCAAGAACGTTTTACCTCCAACAG CGGCTATGATGTCTGCAATATACGAGGAAAATAAGGATGAAGATGGATTCCTGTATATGACGTACAGCGGGGAGAACACATTTGGGGTGCTGATATGA
- the LOC112705250 gene encoding 2-alkenal reductase (NADP(+)-dependent) — translation MAVENREWYLACYAPHGVPNSNHLKLRTVSLSLEPHSIPDGHVAIETLLLSIDPYLRTTFTGPHNLDGLYFPQFQLNEVIRGVGIGRVKVSKDSKYKEGDIVLVFGDLPFAEYSVISSTNIFTKIDAASDGISLPDYLSCLGVPGFAAWVSIEVIGKAKEGSNVFISAASGGVGMIAGQLAKLRSCRVIGTTGSDEKVKLMKEEFGYDDGFNYNKEADFDAALSKYFPDGIDVYVDNVGGKMLEAVLNHVNKHARIPLCGMISQYNKVWTERDGVRNLLNMVGKEVRMEGFMIGSHFNRFDDFAKEMKKYIKEGKVKAKHKINIGIESVLDSLNSLFTSSNVGKVIIQFNAQ, via the exons ATGGCTGTAGAAAATAGAGAATGGTACTTGGCATGTTATGCTCCTCACGGTGTTCCAAATTCCAATCATCTGAAACTCCGAACGGTGAGTCTCTCACTGGAACCTCATTCAATACCTGATGGCCATGTTGCCATTGAAACGCTGCTACTCTCCATAGACCCTTATTTACGCACCACATTCACTGGCCCTCACAACCTCGATGGCCTTTACTTTCCTCAGTTTCAGCTCAAcgag GTGATTAGAGGAGTTGGAATTGGGAGGGTAAAAGTGTCAAAGGACAGTAAATATAAGGAGGGGGACATTGTTTTAGTGTTTGGAGATCTTCCTTTTGCTGAGTATTCTGTGATTTCCTCCACTAACATCTTTACAAAAATTGATGCTGCGAGTGATGGAATTTCATTACCGGATTATCTAAGCTGCCTAGGGGTACCTGGATTTGCAGCATGGGTGAGTATAGAGGTAATTGGGAAGGCAAAGGAAGGATCAAATGTGTTCATATCAGCGGCTTCAGGTGGCGTTGGAATGATTGCAGGTCAATTGGCTAAGCTCAGGAGTTGCAGGGTCATTGGAACCACTGGATCCGATGAAAAA GTGAAGCTAATGAAAGAGGAATTTGGGTATGATGATGGATTCAACTACAATAAGGAAGCAGATTTTGATGCTGCTTTAAGCAA GTATTTTCCTGATGGTATTGATGTTTATGTGGATAATGTTGGTGGGAAGATGCTTGAAGCTGTTCTTAACCATGTCAACAAGCATGCAAGGATACCACTTTGTGGAAtgatatctcaatataataag GTTTGGACTGAAAGAGATGGCGTTAGGAATCTTCTGAATATGGTAGGCAAGGAAGTGAGAATGGAAGGTTTTATGATTGGGTCGCATTTTAATCGCTTTGATGATTTTGCTAAGGAGATGAAGAAATATATAAAAGAGGGCAAGGTTAAGGCCAAGCATAAAATAAACATTGGTATTGAGAGCGTTTTAGATAGCTTAAATTCCTTATTTACAAGCTCTAATGTTGGAAAAGTCATTATCCAATTTAATGCACAGTGA